Proteins encoded together in one Alteribacter keqinensis window:
- a CDS encoding sulfatase family protein yields the protein MKILYIDIDALRPDHLGCYGYHRNTSPNIDSIAERGTRFTNYYASDVPCAPSRTAMFSSQYGIHNGVVNHGGLQADKRPVGQGRPFNFHHTEHQAWVDVFRSKKHHTAIISPFPDRHGAWHVLQGFLEVQDTGKHAAETADDVSKEALRWIKDRGTEKNDWFLYLNFWDPHTPYRTPEEFGNPFEHDPAPEWLTDEMITEHGESYGPYSARDIPRVKQWGDLPDEIKSREDFKKWVDGYDTAIRYVDDHVGKIIETLEEQGILEETIIILSSDHGENQGELNVYGDHQTADHITCRIPCIIAGPGVQEGHVDEDFHYQIDLGPTLVELLGEKRRRKWDGVSFLPSLTEGKSAGRPYLVVSQCAWSCQRGVRFDNWMFIRTYHDGLKEFPEYMLFDIENDPHETTNLAEEKPEVTGKGLYLLDQWYARQMEVSDLPVDPMWNVIHEGGPFHTRDDMTLESYLKKLRKENRLAAADRLEQRYKQKEVK from the coding sequence ATGAAAATACTTTATATTGATATTGATGCGTTACGACCTGACCATCTTGGATGCTATGGATATCACCGGAACACGTCACCCAATATCGACAGTATTGCTGAGAGAGGAACGCGTTTTACGAATTACTATGCCTCTGACGTACCATGTGCCCCGTCCAGAACAGCGATGTTCAGTTCACAATACGGAATTCATAATGGCGTGGTCAATCACGGAGGTCTGCAGGCTGATAAAAGACCGGTAGGACAGGGTCGTCCGTTTAATTTTCATCATACCGAGCATCAGGCTTGGGTGGATGTATTCCGGTCAAAGAAGCATCATACAGCCATTATCAGTCCCTTCCCGGACAGACATGGAGCCTGGCACGTACTGCAAGGATTTCTTGAAGTACAGGATACAGGAAAACACGCGGCTGAAACAGCTGATGATGTATCAAAAGAGGCTTTACGATGGATTAAAGACCGTGGAACAGAAAAAAATGACTGGTTCCTGTACTTAAATTTTTGGGACCCGCATACCCCATACCGGACCCCGGAAGAATTCGGAAATCCGTTCGAACACGATCCTGCCCCGGAATGGCTGACGGATGAAATGATTACTGAGCACGGGGAAAGTTACGGACCATACAGTGCGAGGGATATCCCCCGGGTCAAGCAATGGGGTGATCTGCCGGATGAAATAAAAAGCCGGGAAGATTTTAAAAAATGGGTTGATGGCTATGATACTGCAATCCGTTATGTGGATGATCACGTTGGGAAGATCATCGAAACTCTTGAAGAACAGGGAATTCTTGAAGAGACCATCATTATCCTGTCATCTGATCACGGGGAAAATCAAGGTGAGCTGAATGTCTATGGGGATCACCAGACAGCTGACCATATCACATGCCGGATTCCCTGTATAATAGCAGGTCCGGGAGTGCAGGAAGGCCACGTAGACGAGGATTTTCACTACCAGATTGACTTAGGCCCTACATTAGTAGAGTTATTGGGAGAGAAAAGGCGTAGAAAGTGGGATGGCGTCAGCTTTCTTCCGTCACTTACAGAAGGAAAGTCAGCTGGACGTCCCTATCTCGTCGTAAGTCAGTGTGCCTGGAGCTGCCAGAGAGGCGTACGGTTTGATAATTGGATGTTCATTCGAACCTACCATGACGGCTTAAAGGAATTCCCTGAGTACATGTTGTTTGACATTGAAAATGATCCACATGAAACAACAAACCTGGCAGAGGAAAAGCCGGAGGTTACAGGCAAAGGGCTGTATTTACTTGACCAATGGTATGCCCGTCAGATGGAAGTATCCGATTTACCGGTTGACCCGATGTGGAACGTCATACACGAAGGCGGCCCTTTCCATACAAGGGATGATATGACTCTTGAATCGTACCTAAAAAAGCTGCGTAAAGAAAACAGACTTGCGGCTGCAGACAGACTGGAACAACGTTATAAGCAGAAAGAAGTAAAGTAG
- a CDS encoding glycoside hydrolase family 3 N-terminal domain-containing protein has translation MTKNKVEAILEEMTREEKVDQLMQLATLFYEGSRQKGKITGPMEEMGIELNTVHNSGSVLGGAGAEEVKSIQKAHLEKNRLGIPLLMMADIIHGFKTIFPVPLAIGCSWDTDLAEMSAEIAAKEASVSGVHVTFAPMVDLVRDPRWGRVMESTGEDSFLNASFAKAFVRGFQGENLETDMDRVAACVKHFAAYGAPAGGRDYNTVDMSERELRESYLPAYKAALDEGCEMVMTAFNTVDSIPASANKKLMRHLLRDEWGFDGVIISDWGAVKETIAHGVAADEAEAAQKAIEAGVDIEMMTTCYVKHLKRLVEEGKVDEHLLDDSVLRILKLKEKLGLFENPYRGADEEKEKELILCESHRQSARELAVKSCVLLKNESVLPLHKEQKVALIGPFAESGDLLGPWSWQGSKEDAVKLSDGFKTKTKGENLFISRGCDIVTALEGEFEKAVETARKADVIVLALGEHSKMSGEAKCRADIRLPEVQLELIKKLKELGKPVSVILFNGRPLDLHGVIDEADAVLEAWYPGTEGGHAIADLVYGDKNPSGKLSMSFPYSVGQVPVYYNAYTTGRPKLEPVTEYVSKYLDIPNEPLLQFGFGLSYTTFSYNEPQISADAFNSQETLSASVTVTNTGDVPGEEVVQFYVRDVTGEVVRPLKELKGFKKMYLEPGQSEKVSFTVSEEMLRYHHSDLTFKSDPGEFVAFIGPDSNTGEPLNFSLTSSFQRV, from the coding sequence GTGACTAAAAATAAAGTGGAAGCCATTCTTGAAGAAATGACTCGGGAAGAAAAAGTGGATCAGCTAATGCAGTTAGCGACCTTATTTTATGAAGGCTCCAGACAAAAGGGGAAAATCACAGGTCCGATGGAAGAGATGGGCATTGAATTGAATACTGTTCATAACAGTGGCTCAGTTCTGGGTGGCGCTGGTGCTGAAGAAGTAAAAAGTATTCAAAAAGCACACTTGGAAAAGAACCGGCTCGGCATTCCTCTGTTAATGATGGCAGATATTATACATGGATTTAAGACAATTTTTCCCGTTCCGTTAGCGATTGGCTGTTCATGGGATACAGATCTTGCCGAAATGAGTGCAGAAATTGCTGCAAAAGAGGCATCTGTCTCAGGAGTACATGTAACCTTTGCTCCGATGGTTGATTTGGTTCGTGACCCAAGGTGGGGGCGGGTAATGGAATCAACCGGTGAAGACTCCTTTTTAAATGCATCATTTGCAAAGGCTTTTGTCAGAGGATTTCAAGGGGAGAACCTGGAAACGGACATGGACCGGGTGGCAGCTTGTGTAAAACATTTTGCTGCTTACGGTGCCCCGGCAGGCGGACGGGATTATAATACTGTTGACATGTCAGAAAGGGAGCTTCGCGAATCCTATCTGCCTGCTTACAAGGCGGCTTTGGATGAAGGCTGCGAAATGGTGATGACCGCTTTTAATACAGTTGACAGCATTCCGGCATCAGCAAACAAAAAATTAATGAGACATTTGCTCCGTGATGAATGGGGATTTGACGGAGTAATCATTTCCGACTGGGGCGCAGTGAAAGAAACGATTGCTCATGGAGTGGCAGCTGATGAAGCAGAAGCGGCGCAAAAAGCGATCGAAGCCGGTGTCGACATTGAGATGATGACAACCTGTTATGTAAAACATCTGAAACGTCTTGTGGAAGAAGGAAAGGTGGACGAGCACCTTCTAGACGATTCCGTTCTCCGCATTCTGAAACTGAAAGAAAAGCTCGGTCTGTTTGAAAACCCTTACCGTGGAGCAGATGAAGAGAAGGAAAAAGAACTGATACTTTGTGAGAGTCATCGCCAAAGTGCACGCGAACTTGCGGTGAAATCGTGTGTATTGCTTAAAAATGAAAGCGTATTGCCGTTACATAAAGAGCAGAAGGTGGCGTTAATCGGACCTTTTGCAGAAAGCGGAGATCTACTCGGGCCCTGGTCATGGCAGGGATCGAAAGAGGACGCAGTGAAGCTGTCCGATGGATTCAAAACAAAAACAAAAGGTGAGAACCTGTTTATTTCCCGTGGCTGTGATATCGTAACGGCTCTTGAAGGAGAATTTGAAAAGGCAGTAGAGACAGCCCGAAAAGCTGACGTCATTGTACTGGCACTGGGAGAACATTCAAAAATGAGCGGCGAGGCAAAGTGCCGGGCAGATATCCGTCTGCCTGAAGTACAGCTTGAATTGATTAAAAAGCTGAAGGAACTCGGCAAACCCGTCTCGGTGATTTTGTTTAACGGACGCCCTCTTGACCTGCACGGTGTCATTGATGAAGCTGATGCCGTTCTTGAAGCATGGTATCCGGGAACAGAAGGGGGACATGCCATTGCGGATCTTGTTTATGGTGATAAAAACCCTTCAGGTAAATTATCCATGTCATTTCCGTATTCCGTAGGGCAGGTGCCGGTTTATTACAATGCCTATACTACCGGACGCCCTAAACTGGAGCCTGTTACGGAATATGTGTCCAAGTATCTTGATATTCCAAATGAGCCTCTTTTGCAGTTTGGTTTTGGCCTGAGCTACACAACTTTTTCCTATAATGAGCCTCAGATTTCTGCTGACGCATTCAATAGTCAGGAAACGCTGTCTGCATCCGTAACAGTGACCAATACAGGGGATGTTCCCGGTGAGGAAGTTGTCCAGTTTTACGTAAGGGATGTAACAGGAGAAGTGGTAAGGCCGTTAAAGGAATTAAAAGGATTTAAGAAGATGTATTTAGAGCCGGGACAATCAGAGAAAGTCAGCTTTACGGTTTCGGAAGAAATGCTCAGGTATCATCATTCGGACTTAACATTTAAAAGTGATCCGGGAGAATTTGTGGCATTTATAGGCCCTGACAGTAATACTGGTGAACCGCTGAACTTTTCTTTGACGTCTTCCTTCCAGCGTGTTTGA
- a CDS encoding GH36-type glycosyl hydrolase domain-containing protein, whose protein sequence is MNEVAMQAPFSIKNGDSEFRFLSSGDILEAKFKHIMINQWVANPVDGSLNNLYLRIHHEEEISSFPLLGIQSDSEVYYSQTKVVWKGTAEGVSYEVTFHLSEENIWFWDILINGNGETVDVIYGQDLGLGSKGFVRNNEAYVAQYIDHSVFEDEDFGYVVCSRQNQPQPGGYPYIQQGSLTGSRGYSTDGFQFFGTSYKESNRPEVLTEKSLPNDIYQYEFAYTGLQTGQVVLKKQERLVFYGFVSENQEEALTELKGKVNVLEAWEEVQAEEKSDVEKVDKVRRSSEIGDPLSGSAMTKEEIDAYFPERHQEEWDGNTLLSFFTDTYEHVVLKGKELVTERPHGHILMSGQNDKLTDQTLSTTSFMYGIFNSQLVVGNTSFNKMLTNARNALNVMKTSGQRIYIENGGSYRLLTLPSLYEIGFNYTRWYYKLDDDVVIITNFTTVDDQDVQLNFRSENGKSYRCLITNQVALNNHEMDVAYSVKTDGEKLSFFADPSSDSAQVYPKLNYQLKVEGVSYDIHNESKLVSGVEPGSASLIVLEFTPSDKWTMLVKGSLDGEHAPFLNKEEKTEVTRYRDYLRKVMNGFKLSNGNHETKELTKVNTLAWWYTHNMLVHFSAPHGLEQYGGAAWGTRDVCQGPAEFFMATQNYDSVKQIIKKVYTHQFDDDGNWPQWFMFDKYSQIQSGESHGDIIVWPLKVLGDYLSVTSDYSILQEQVPYTRRCDFTLTEETVSLHEHVKKQINYIKEHFLHDTHLSSYGDGDWDDTLQPANARLKQYMVSSWTVSLTYQVLKQFSSALENVSKSDASELSQLVNGIERDFNRYMLNTDVIPGFVYMEDQEKPELMVHPEDKKTGIKYRLLPMTRSMISELLSKEQAESHFKIIKENLYCPDGVRLMNKPANYSGGVSRHFKRAEQAANFGREIGLQYVHAHIRFIEAMAKLGKNDEVWRGLEVINPVQIQKAVPNAKRRQSNAYFSSSDGDFKTRYEAEERFGELRDGDVQVKGGWRIYSSGPGIYMNQLISNCLGVRVESGDLIIDPVLPAHLDGLRFDYTFKERPVTFIYHINKGTEEVFINGEATSTEGLSNRYRTGGFKVDKTLLDKCLTDGQNSIDVYVNVK, encoded by the coding sequence ATGAATGAAGTAGCAATGCAAGCGCCGTTTTCCATAAAAAATGGAGATTCTGAATTCAGATTCTTATCAAGCGGCGATATACTTGAAGCGAAATTTAAACACATCATGATAAACCAGTGGGTAGCAAACCCTGTTGATGGAAGTTTGAATAACCTGTATCTGCGGATCCATCATGAAGAAGAAATCAGTTCCTTCCCGTTACTCGGTATTCAATCTGACAGTGAGGTTTATTATTCACAGACAAAGGTTGTCTGGAAGGGGACAGCAGAAGGTGTTTCTTACGAAGTGACCTTCCACCTTTCTGAGGAGAATATTTGGTTTTGGGACATTTTGATCAATGGAAATGGTGAAACGGTGGATGTGATTTACGGCCAGGATCTCGGACTTGGAAGCAAAGGCTTTGTAAGAAATAATGAAGCCTACGTTGCTCAATATATTGACCATTCCGTATTTGAGGATGAGGATTTCGGATACGTAGTCTGTTCCCGTCAAAATCAGCCTCAGCCCGGAGGTTACCCATATATACAGCAAGGATCACTCACGGGAAGCAGAGGATATTCAACAGACGGTTTTCAATTTTTTGGAACCTCCTATAAGGAATCCAACCGCCCGGAAGTACTTACCGAGAAGAGTTTGCCAAATGATATCTATCAATATGAGTTTGCTTATACAGGGCTTCAAACAGGGCAGGTAGTGTTAAAAAAACAAGAGCGTCTCGTATTTTATGGTTTTGTCAGCGAAAATCAAGAAGAAGCGCTGACTGAGCTAAAAGGCAAGGTAAACGTGCTTGAGGCTTGGGAGGAAGTGCAGGCCGAGGAAAAAAGTGATGTTGAAAAAGTTGATAAAGTCAGGAGATCTTCTGAAATAGGTGATCCGCTTTCGGGTTCTGCTATGACAAAAGAAGAGATTGATGCCTATTTTCCTGAACGCCACCAGGAGGAGTGGGATGGAAATACGTTATTATCGTTCTTTACCGACACTTACGAGCATGTGGTTTTGAAGGGGAAAGAGCTCGTTACCGAACGTCCTCACGGTCATATTTTAATGAGCGGGCAAAATGATAAACTTACTGATCAAACACTGTCAACTACATCATTTATGTACGGGATATTCAATTCTCAGCTGGTAGTGGGCAATACATCATTTAATAAAATGCTCACAAATGCCAGAAACGCTTTGAATGTGATGAAAACCTCCGGTCAGCGTATTTATATAGAAAATGGGGGCAGCTATCGTCTTTTAACACTCCCATCTCTTTATGAAATCGGATTTAACTATACACGATGGTACTACAAACTGGACGACGACGTTGTGATCATTACAAACTTTACAACTGTCGATGATCAGGATGTACAGCTTAATTTCCGCTCAGAAAACGGAAAATCCTACAGGTGTCTTATTACCAATCAAGTGGCATTGAACAATCACGAAATGGACGTCGCCTATTCTGTAAAGACAGATGGTGAGAAGTTATCATTCTTCGCAGATCCGTCATCTGACAGTGCTCAGGTTTACCCAAAGTTGAACTATCAGCTTAAAGTAGAAGGTGTATCCTATGATATCCATAATGAAAGCAAGCTTGTTTCCGGTGTGGAACCTGGCTCTGCTTCCCTTATCGTTTTAGAATTTACTCCTTCAGACAAGTGGACGATGCTTGTTAAAGGATCCCTGGATGGTGAACACGCCCCGTTTTTAAATAAAGAAGAAAAAACAGAAGTAACTCGTTACCGTGATTACCTGAGAAAAGTAATGAATGGCTTTAAATTATCGAATGGTAATCATGAAACAAAGGAATTGACTAAAGTCAATACACTGGCTTGGTGGTACACCCACAATATGCTTGTCCATTTCTCCGCCCCCCACGGACTTGAGCAGTATGGCGGGGCAGCATGGGGAACACGGGACGTTTGCCAGGGTCCGGCAGAATTCTTTATGGCCACCCAAAACTATGATTCTGTGAAACAGATTATTAAAAAAGTCTATACACATCAATTTGACGATGACGGCAATTGGCCGCAGTGGTTTATGTTCGATAAGTATTCACAAATTCAGTCCGGTGAAAGCCACGGTGATATCATAGTCTGGCCGCTGAAAGTACTTGGAGACTATCTTTCTGTAACAAGTGATTACAGCATTCTGCAGGAGCAGGTTCCATATACAAGGCGCTGCGACTTTACTCTGACTGAAGAAACAGTTTCACTCCATGAACATGTAAAGAAACAGATTAACTACATTAAAGAACATTTCCTCCATGATACTCATCTGTCTTCTTATGGTGATGGGGACTGGGATGATACGCTTCAGCCTGCCAATGCCCGCTTAAAACAGTACATGGTCAGCAGCTGGACAGTGTCATTGACCTATCAGGTTCTTAAGCAGTTTTCATCAGCTTTGGAAAATGTATCGAAAAGTGATGCCAGTGAATTATCACAATTGGTCAATGGTATTGAGAGGGATTTTAATCGTTATATGCTCAATACAGATGTGATCCCTGGATTTGTTTATATGGAGGACCAGGAAAAGCCGGAATTAATGGTCCACCCAGAGGACAAAAAAACGGGGATTAAATACAGACTGCTGCCGATGACAAGAAGTATGATAAGTGAACTTCTTTCAAAAGAACAAGCAGAATCCCATTTTAAGATCATTAAAGAAAATCTGTATTGTCCTGATGGTGTTCGTCTGATGAATAAACCTGCAAATTACTCCGGGGGAGTAAGCAGACACTTTAAGAGAGCAGAACAGGCTGCGAACTTTGGAAGAGAAATAGGTCTGCAATATGTTCATGCTCACATTCGGTTTATAGAAGCAATGGCAAAGCTGGGGAAAAATGATGAAGTGTGGCGCGGACTTGAGGTTATAAATCCGGTTCAAATTCAAAAAGCTGTACCGAATGCAAAGCGGCGTCAAAGTAATGCTTATTTCAGCAGTTCGGATGGAGATTTTAAGACTCGCTATGAAGCAGAAGAGAGGTTCGGTGAACTCCGTGATGGAGATGTTCAGGTTAAAGGCGGGTGGCGTATATACTCCAGCGGCCCCGGCATTTACATGAATCAATTAATCTCCAACTGTTTAGGAGTGCGTGTTGAATCAGGTGATTTGATCATTGACCCGGTATTGCCGGCACACCTTGATGGATTGAGGTTTGACTACACATTTAAAGAACGGCCGGTTACCTTTATTTATCATATAAATAAAGGAACAGAAGAAGTATTCATTAATGGAGAAGCAACAAGTACAGAGGGTTTATCAAACCGTTACCGGACAGGTGGGTTCAAGGTTGATAAAACATTGCTGGATAAGTGTCTGACAGATGGACAAAATAGTATAGATGTTTATGTTAACGTAAAATAG
- a CDS encoding L,D-transpeptidase family protein, with product MRKLLLCYILVGLVFLAWQVPSASASSSADQLIIINKSNNQLAFYENNKHVKTFSVATGRSASMTPEGTFKVVNKITNRPYYTGNIPGGDPRNPLGNRWIGLNANGTWGTTYAIHGNNNPSSIGTYASAGCIRMHNEEVKWLYDKVKVNTPVVIVSSSSSFNTIAKANGYNLDGKNVSVPVNSSTPTLQRGSRGAAVTDLQRQLTQKGYDTKGVDGIFGPLTESAVKKFQKDNKITSNGVVGSQTWNALKNAKATAPSNSTAPKKTTSTTAPATSQATVRQGSRGSAVTNLQTKLRQQGYSISVDGVFGPQTRSAVISFQRKKGLTQDGIVGPKTWGALN from the coding sequence ATGAGGAAACTGCTTCTGTGCTACATACTGGTCGGGCTGGTTTTTCTGGCATGGCAAGTGCCATCAGCTTCCGCTTCCAGTAGTGCCGACCAATTAATTATTATTAACAAGTCGAACAATCAGCTCGCATTCTATGAAAACAACAAACACGTCAAAACGTTCAGTGTGGCAACGGGAAGATCAGCCAGCATGACACCTGAAGGAACATTTAAGGTTGTTAATAAAATTACCAACCGCCCTTATTATACCGGCAATATTCCAGGCGGTGACCCAAGAAATCCTCTCGGCAACCGGTGGATCGGCTTAAATGCCAATGGAACATGGGGAACGACCTATGCGATCCACGGAAACAATAACCCTTCTTCAATCGGCACCTATGCAAGCGCCGGCTGTATTCGCATGCACAACGAAGAAGTAAAGTGGCTTTATGACAAAGTGAAAGTCAATACACCGGTTGTTATCGTCTCATCCAGCAGCTCTTTCAATACGATTGCAAAAGCAAACGGCTACAACCTTGACGGCAAAAATGTCTCCGTTCCTGTGAACAGTTCCACTCCTACTCTCCAGCGGGGAAGCCGAGGTGCCGCAGTAACCGACCTGCAAAGACAGCTTACACAGAAAGGCTACGACACAAAAGGAGTAGACGGGATATTCGGACCTCTCACAGAGTCTGCCGTTAAAAAGTTCCAGAAAGACAATAAAATCACCTCTAACGGTGTAGTGGGATCCCAGACATGGAACGCCTTGAAAAACGCCAAAGCGACCGCTCCATCCAATTCAACAGCACCCAAAAAAACAACGTCCACCACAGCCCCTGCTACGAGCCAGGCTACAGTCAGACAAGGGAGCCGTGGATCCGCTGTCACTAACCTGCAGACCAAGCTCAGACAGCAAGGCTACAGCATCTCTGTTGACGGTGTATTCGGGCCCCAGACACGCAGCGCCGTCATCAGCTTCCAGCGTAAAAAAGGCCTGACCCAGGACGGCATCGTCGGACCAAAGACATGGGGAGCGTTGAACTAG
- a CDS encoding DUF4349 domain-containing protein codes for MNRKMVLLLGALLLLFTACSNRTQDERMDSYTESDMAAQDDSAGFSGEAGYDGAEEMDMEEMETAQNSESSQMIIYNGDLSIEVSNFDTAQAAIQEEAESLGGFVVQSSVHQRRTTDDRSGNMTIRIPQEHFFPFMNNIESSSTRVLEKTSNGNDVTEEFVDLESRLRSQEILEERLLSFLDGAENTEDLLEISRDLSEVQAEIEHLQGRINYLENHVALSTVYIHIQERAVPSIQDRETLNTFERAQSLFMDTVNVIISIFSGLIVFLIGLSPVIVPLVIGAGAIYLFIIKKSSDTSA; via the coding sequence ATGAATAGAAAAATGGTGTTACTGCTGGGGGCACTTCTGCTCCTCTTTACCGCGTGCAGCAACAGGACTCAGGATGAAAGAATGGACAGCTACACTGAGTCAGATATGGCGGCGCAGGATGACAGTGCAGGATTCTCAGGTGAAGCCGGCTATGATGGTGCTGAAGAAATGGACATGGAAGAGATGGAAACCGCCCAGAACAGCGAATCATCTCAGATGATTATTTACAACGGGGACCTTTCCATTGAAGTAAGCAACTTCGACACTGCCCAGGCAGCCATCCAGGAGGAAGCAGAAAGCCTCGGGGGATTTGTGGTTCAGTCTTCCGTTCATCAGCGGAGAACGACGGATGACCGCTCAGGAAACATGACGATCCGCATTCCCCAGGAACATTTCTTTCCGTTTATGAACAACATCGAATCTTCAAGTACACGTGTGCTGGAAAAAACGTCAAACGGAAATGACGTCACAGAAGAGTTCGTGGACCTCGAATCACGTCTTCGCTCTCAGGAAATTCTTGAAGAACGCCTCCTTTCCTTTCTGGATGGGGCGGAAAACACAGAGGATCTTCTTGAAATCTCGAGAGACCTGTCTGAGGTCCAGGCTGAAATTGAACACCTGCAGGGACGGATCAACTACCTGGAAAACCACGTGGCACTTTCTACCGTGTACATTCACATTCAGGAACGGGCCGTCCCTTCCATTCAGGACCGTGAAACACTGAATACATTCGAGCGAGCGCAGAGTCTGTTTATGGATACCGTCAATGTGATCATTTCCATCTTTTCCGGCCTGATTGTGTTTCTTATCGGTCTCTCACCGGTCATTGTTCCCCTTGTTATCGGAGCCGGCGCAATTTACCTCTTCATCATAAAAAAATCATCAGATACTTCGGCATAA
- a CDS encoding aldo/keto reductase, which produces MERITVTNDLSFSRIVHGAWRLNDWNYTTEQTVSLIEHCIEQGITTFDHADIYGGYTCEELFGRAIQANPGLRKRMELVTKCGIVLESPNRPEHKSHHYNTSKEHIIRSVENSLSSLKTDYIDTLLIHRPDPMMNPEEVAEAFSELKDSGKVRTFGVSNFKRHQLNMLQSYLDDKLITNQVEVSAYELENIQDGTLDLCMEHRMPVMAWSPLAGGAVFSGNGEKAVRLRDTLTKVGAELGTEDISEVLYAWILKHPATIMPIVGSGKTARIDSAVRALGHKLSLDQWFEILHASMGHDVP; this is translated from the coding sequence ATGGAACGCATTACGGTAACAAATGACCTTTCCTTTTCCCGCATCGTCCACGGTGCGTGGCGGTTAAATGACTGGAATTATACAACGGAGCAAACCGTTTCTTTAATTGAACACTGTATCGAGCAGGGAATTACAACCTTTGATCACGCCGATATTTACGGAGGCTATACGTGTGAGGAGCTGTTCGGCCGCGCCATTCAGGCAAATCCCGGGCTTCGTAAAAGAATGGAGCTCGTCACAAAGTGCGGGATTGTTCTTGAATCACCAAACCGCCCCGAGCACAAATCCCATCATTACAATACGTCAAAAGAACATATCATCCGCTCTGTGGAAAACTCATTGAGCTCCCTGAAAACCGATTACATTGATACGCTCCTCATTCATCGTCCGGACCCGATGATGAATCCCGAAGAAGTGGCAGAGGCGTTCTCAGAATTGAAGGATTCGGGAAAAGTACGGACTTTTGGGGTGAGCAACTTCAAGCGTCATCAGCTGAATATGCTCCAGTCCTATTTAGATGATAAGCTCATCACCAATCAGGTTGAGGTGTCTGCCTACGAGCTTGAAAACATCCAGGACGGCACACTCGATTTATGTATGGAACACCGGATGCCTGTGATGGCCTGGTCACCGCTTGCAGGAGGGGCTGTTTTCTCGGGCAACGGCGAAAAAGCCGTACGTTTAAGAGATACGCTTACTAAAGTCGGTGCAGAACTGGGTACGGAAGATATTTCCGAGGTGTTGTATGCGTGGATTCTGAAGCATCCGGCAACCATCATGCCGATCGTCGGGTCCGGTAAAACAGCCCGTATTGATTCCGCTGTCCGGGCACTAGGTCATAAGCTTTCGTTGGACCAATGGTTTGAAATTCTGCACGCATCAATGGGGCATGACGTCCCTTAA